In Sus scrofa isolate TJ Tabasco breed Duroc chromosome 11, Sscrofa11.1, whole genome shotgun sequence, the following proteins share a genomic window:
- the CLDN10 gene encoding claudin-10 precursor, whose amino-acid sequence MASTASEIIAFMVSISGWVLVSSTLPTDYWKVSTIDGTVITTATYWANLWKACVTDSTGVSNCKDFPSMLALDGYIQACRGLMIAAVSLGFFGSIFALFGMKCTKVGGSDKAKAKMACLAGIVFILSGLCSMTGCSLYANKITTEFFDPHYVEQKYELGAALFIGWAGASLCIIGGVIFCFSISDNNKKPRMGYTYNGATSVMSSRTKYHGGGGGDLKTTNPSKQFDKNAYV is encoded by the exons ATGGCGAGCACGGCGTCGGAGATCATTGCCTTCATGGTCTCCATCTCCGGCTGGGTGCTGGTGTCCTCCACGCTGCCCACCGACTACTGGAAAGTGTCCACCATCGACGGCACGGTCATCACCACCGCCACCTATTGGGCCAACCTGTGGAAGGCATGCGTTACCGACTCCACGGGCGTCTCCAATTGCAAGGATTTCCCCTCCATGCTGGCGCTGGACG GTTATATCCAGGCATGTCGAGGACTTATGATTGCCGCTGTCAGCCTGggcttttttggttccatatttGCCCTGTTTGGAATGAAATGTACCAAGGTCGGAGGCTCAGATAAAGCCAAAGCTAAAATGGCTTGTTTGGCTGGGATTGTATTCATACTGTCAG ggctgtgctcaaTGACCGGGTGTTCCCTGTATGCAAACAAAATCACAACGGAATTCTTTGATCCCCACTACGTGGAGCAGAA GTATGAATTAGGAGCTGCTCTGTTTATTGGATGGGCAGGAGCCTCACTCTGCATAATTGGTGGTGtcatattttgcttttcaatatctgacaacaacaaaaaacccag AATGGGATACACATACAATGGGGCCACATCTGTCATGTCTTCTCGGACAAAGTAtcacggaggaggaggaggagatctGAAAACCACAAACCCTTCCAAACAGTTTGACAAAAATGCTTACGTCTAA